The proteins below come from a single Fastidiosipila sanguinis genomic window:
- a CDS encoding RluA family pseudouridine synthase: MEDFESLIIYEDNHLLVITKPAGVLSQEDSSGDQDILTLAKEFIKKRDKKPFNVYLGLVHRLDRNTGGVMCFAKTSKAAKRLNEQIRNHSWQKHYLTMTEKTNKNDTLPIDSQGWLKLEDFLDKNRELNMNLIDNKNKSKNSKKAELYTRFLAKSKLNNREIILRENKLITGRSHQIRVQLASRGEKILGDYKYGASHDLNLPPFFLGLWAYKLSLEHPIKKEDMTFISLPKPEGPWIEFAEYFTKLKDI, from the coding sequence TTGGAAGATTTCGAAAGTTTAATTATTTATGAAGATAACCATTTATTAGTTATTACCAAACCTGCAGGTGTTTTGTCACAAGAAGACTCTAGTGGGGATCAAGATATTCTTACACTTGCAAAAGAATTTATAAAAAAACGTGACAAGAAGCCTTTCAATGTTTACTTAGGTTTAGTGCATAGATTAGATAGAAACACTGGTGGAGTAATGTGTTTTGCTAAAACATCTAAAGCAGCTAAAAGGTTGAATGAACAGATTAGAAATCATAGTTGGCAAAAACATTATCTAACAATGACAGAAAAAACAAATAAAAACGATACACTCCCAATTGATTCACAGGGATGGTTAAAGTTGGAAGATTTCTTGGATAAAAATCGTGAGTTAAATATGAATCTAATTGATAATAAAAATAAATCTAAAAATTCAAAAAAGGCAGAACTTTATACAAGATTTTTGGCTAAATCCAAATTAAATAATAGAGAAATAATTTTGCGTGAAAATAAACTTATTACTGGAAGAAGTCATCAAATAAGAGTCCAGTTAGCTAGTAGAGGCGAGAAGATTTTAGGTGATTATAAATATGGTGCAAGTCATGACTTAAACTTACCACCTTTTTTCTTAGGGCTTTGGGCATATAAACTAAGCTTAGAACATCCAATTAAGAAAGAGGATATGACTTTTATTAGTTTACCTAAACCGGAAGGACCTTGGATAGAATTTGCTGAGTATTTTACGAAATTAAAAGATATTTAA
- a CDS encoding pseudouridine synthase, which yields MSEDKLIRLNKYIASQGVCSRREADKLIETGQVKVNGKIAGLGDRISTNDEVVVNGKNISNNDIDNIYIAFNKPKGIVCTSSKKEGKNIIDYINYPERIFPVGRLDKDSEGLILLTNDGSIVNKMMRSSQNKEKEYLVKVDKKINPEFKEKMESGVYILNQVTKPAKFVQVNENEFKLTITQGLNRQIRRMCESLGYNVIELKRLRIMNIDLGNLKTGEWRYIKKKELKQLLSLL from the coding sequence ATGAGTGAAGATAAGTTAATTAGATTAAATAAATATATAGCATCCCAAGGGGTATGTTCAAGGAGAGAAGCTGATAAACTTATAGAAACAGGTCAGGTGAAAGTTAATGGCAAGATTGCGGGACTTGGCGACAGAATTTCTACTAATGATGAAGTTGTAGTTAATGGGAAGAATATTTCAAACAATGATATAGATAATATTTATATAGCTTTTAATAAACCTAAGGGTATTGTGTGCACAAGTTCAAAAAAAGAAGGCAAAAATATTATTGATTATATTAATTATCCTGAGAGAATTTTCCCAGTAGGACGCTTAGATAAAGATTCTGAAGGGCTAATTTTATTAACTAATGATGGATCAATCGTTAATAAGATGATGCGTAGTTCTCAAAATAAAGAAAAAGAATATTTGGTTAAAGTTGATAAAAAGATTAATCCTGAATTTAAAGAAAAGATGGAATCTGGAGTTTATATACTGAATCAAGTTACTAAACCAGCTAAATTTGTTCAAGTAAATGAAAATGAATTTAAATTAACTATTACTCAAGGTCTGAACAGACAAATTAGAAGAATGTGTGAAAGCTTGGGGTATAATGTTATAGAGCTTAAACGACTAAGAATTATGAATATTGATCTAGGTAATTTAAAAACAGGTGAGTGGAGATATATCAAAAAGAAGGAACTTAAACAGTTACTTTCACTGTTGTAA
- a CDS encoding sensor histidine kinase, whose product MRKINFRKRFYNSDFASKIVLALMLALILTALITLGIFSYTASIIYTQNTTNENKKNAAYLAEINATRYAGEIDQVTYDKFMDNASNLLDSVIIVYMYRENYFDINYTSDINNLPANYITDAKASIEEYNVEIMSQKITSFIKEIGTNKNKNLFVGYPIVAIDSYSKASVTIGSVYIITDLSNSDNQLTSLNLSLILASSLTFLLILFPLLYLLRKLIQPLITTRDIAYAMSKGDYSNRVKVKTMDEVGELATAINELADDLDETLSKLDDEKNRLQKLINSLSEGILAVDADMKLMHINPALFELFNLENFSDVEAMKKIIKDCSLEEDIIQVIRSGTSRVHKVQHRDKVIQIQLDGMIGENIESNGAVALFRDISEIEALEKTRKEYISNVSHELRTPLTAIRGLIEPINDGLVQDKVVKTKYYKIILEETMRLSRLIDDMLALSGLQSGQLNFEPERINLHELLLEIKYKYEIQMLNKGIDFNIPKKSVVLPDVYVNKDRLEQVIVIILDNAMKYTKEFGRISIDFIDDKKKANSIVMKISDNGSGISETDINHIFSRFYKSNKSRGRSEGTGLGLSIAKELLEIMGERIWVESKVGEGSSFYVTLRTYDLEDEVNE is encoded by the coding sequence ATGAGGAAGATAAACTTTAGGAAACGTTTTTATAATAGTGATTTTGCTAGTAAAATTGTGTTAGCTTTGATGCTAGCGTTAATTTTAACTGCCTTAATTACTTTAGGAATTTTCTCATATACTGCAAGCATAATTTATACTCAAAATACGACAAACGAAAATAAAAAGAATGCTGCCTATCTCGCTGAAATAAATGCTACTCGTTATGCGGGCGAAATAGATCAAGTTACTTACGATAAATTCATGGATAACGCAAGTAATCTTTTGGACTCGGTTATTATAGTTTATATGTATAGAGAGAATTATTTTGATATAAACTATACTTCAGATATTAATAATCTACCTGCTAATTATATAACAGATGCCAAAGCCTCTATCGAAGAATACAACGTAGAGATAATGAGTCAGAAGATAACATCTTTCATTAAAGAAATAGGTACAAATAAGAATAAAAATCTATTTGTCGGATACCCCATAGTTGCCATAGATAGTTATAGTAAAGCTAGCGTAACTATTGGCTCTGTCTATATTATTACTGATTTAAGCAATTCAGATAATCAATTAACCAGTCTTAACTTATCACTTATTTTAGCAAGCTCATTAACATTCTTATTAATTTTATTTCCACTTTTATATTTACTCAGGAAATTAATTCAACCTTTAATAACGACCAGAGATATAGCATATGCTATGAGTAAAGGTGATTATTCCAATAGGGTAAAAGTAAAAACAATGGATGAGGTTGGTGAATTGGCAACAGCTATCAATGAGTTAGCTGACGATCTTGATGAAACTTTGTCGAAACTAGATGATGAAAAAAATAGACTGCAAAAACTTATTAACTCTTTGAGTGAAGGAATTTTAGCAGTAGATGCTGATATGAAATTAATGCATATTAATCCTGCATTGTTCGAACTTTTTAATCTTGAGAACTTTAGCGATGTAGAAGCAATGAAAAAAATCATTAAGGATTGCTCACTAGAAGAAGATATTATACAAGTTATTAGATCTGGAACAAGTAGAGTGCATAAAGTACAGCATCGAGATAAAGTTATTCAAATTCAATTAGATGGAATGATTGGTGAAAATATTGAAAGTAATGGTGCAGTTGCTCTATTTAGAGATATTAGTGAAATTGAAGCTCTGGAAAAAACAAGAAAAGAATATATATCTAATGTTTCTCATGAACTCAGAACACCTTTAACAGCAATTAGAGGATTAATAGAGCCTATAAATGATGGTTTAGTACAAGATAAAGTGGTTAAGACTAAATATTATAAAATAATCCTAGAAGAAACTATGCGTCTTAGCAGATTAATAGATGACATGTTAGCATTGTCCGGCTTACAAAGTGGTCAATTAAACTTTGAGCCTGAGAGAATTAATCTTCATGAATTATTATTAGAGATTAAATATAAATATGAAATTCAAATGCTTAACAAAGGCATAGATTTTAATATTCCTAAGAAGAGTGTAGTTTTACCTGATGTCTATGTAAACAAGGACAGATTGGAACAAGTTATTGTTATAATTCTAGATAATGCAATGAAATATACTAAAGAGTTTGGCCGAATAAGTATTGATTTTATCGATGATAAGAAAAAAGCAAATTCTATAGTTATGAAGATTTCTGATAATGGTAGTGGTATATCTGAAACTGATATTAATCATATATTTAGTAGATTTTATAAGAGTAATAAATCTAGGGGCAGAAGCGAAGGTACTGGACTAGGTTTATCAATTGCCAAAGAATTGCTCGAGATAATGGGTGAGAGAATTTGGGTAGAGAGCAAAGTAGGAGAAGGTAGTAGCTTCTATGTGACCTTAAGAACTTATGACTTGGAGGACGAAGTAAATGAGTGA
- a CDS encoding response regulator transcription factor, with translation MDEKIILIADDDPIVHESLGLYLKNEGYSYDSVYDGQSVLDKFNARDYKLIILDLMMPEISGIDVCREIRKSSNVPIIMLTAKGDEIDRIIGLELGADDYIVKPFSPREVIARVKAITRRIDSTDSVVQHLLEFPDLRIDLDTYEVEVEGMKIPFTPKEVEVLYFLASHPGKVMTRGTILNSVWGEDYYGDSRTIDTHIKQIRQKIGYSSHWSLVTVYGIGYKFEAEKNRNK, from the coding sequence ATGGACGAGAAAATTATATTAATAGCTGATGATGATCCAATAGTTCATGAATCTTTGGGCTTATATCTAAAAAATGAGGGTTATAGTTATGACTCAGTTTATGATGGTCAGTCTGTCTTGGATAAATTTAATGCCAGAGATTATAAGTTGATAATCTTAGACCTAATGATGCCAGAAATTTCAGGTATAGATGTCTGTAGAGAGATTAGAAAGTCTTCAAATGTACCTATAATAATGTTAACTGCTAAAGGTGATGAAATTGATAGGATTATTGGCCTTGAATTAGGTGCAGATGATTACATTGTTAAACCATTTAGTCCTAGAGAAGTTATCGCTAGAGTAAAAGCTATAACTAGAAGAATTGATTCTACAGATTCTGTAGTACAACATTTATTAGAATTTCCTGATCTTAGAATTGATCTTGATACATATGAAGTTGAAGTTGAAGGAATGAAAATTCCATTTACTCCTAAGGAAGTAGAGGTTCTGTATTTTTTAGCATCTCATCCAGGAAAAGTAATGACAAGAGGAACTATTCTTAATAGTGTTTGGGGTGAAGATTATTATGGTGATAGTAGGACCATAGATACTCATATCAAACAAATTAGACAAAAAATTGGATACAGCTCACATTGGTCACTAGTTACTGTTTATGGAATAGGTTATAAATTTGAAGCTGAGAAAAATAGAAATAAATAA
- a CDS encoding glycosyltransferase family 2 protein, whose amino-acid sequence MLKEDTLYIVMPAYNEAKNLPELISEWYPWTETSKDSRILIVNDGSKDDTISVLTELKKYYPKLIFINKKNSGHGPSVTFAYKEALNAGADFIFQTDSDCQTRAKDFNVFWDNRNKYDVQLGYRFDRKDGLSRKFVSSILSKVVWILFKENIKDANVPFRLYNKHALEKIIQYIPDDFLLSNVLCSIIGEKLEDNKELTMTRHKIDFFERQLGKNSINFKSTFKFARKFISQSLKWKKVFCNK is encoded by the coding sequence ATGTTAAAAGAAGATACACTTTATATCGTAATGCCAGCTTATAATGAAGCAAAAAATTTACCTGAATTAATTTCAGAGTGGTATCCATGGACTGAAACTTCAAAGGATTCAAGAATTTTAATTGTTAATGATGGTAGTAAGGATGACACAATTTCAGTTTTGACTGAACTAAAAAAATACTACCCAAAGCTAATTTTCATTAACAAGAAAAATTCTGGTCATGGTCCTAGTGTAACTTTCGCCTATAAAGAAGCATTAAATGCAGGTGCAGATTTCATTTTTCAGACCGATTCTGATTGTCAAACTAGAGCTAAGGATTTTAATGTTTTTTGGGATAATCGTAATAAATATGATGTGCAATTAGGTTATCGTTTTGATAGAAAAGATGGATTGTCAAGAAAGTTTGTTAGTTCAATATTAAGTAAAGTCGTATGGATTCTTTTCAAAGAAAATATTAAAGATGCGAATGTGCCTTTTAGACTTTATAACAAACATGCTCTAGAAAAAATTATTCAATATATTCCTGATGACTTTTTATTAAGTAATGTTTTATGTTCAATTATTGGTGAAAAATTAGAGGATAACAAAGAATTAACTATGACAAGGCATAAGATAGATTTCTTTGAACGCCAGCTCGGTAAGAACTCAATTAACTTTAAAAGTACGTTCAAGTTTGCAAGAAAATTTATTAGTCAAAGTCTTAAATGGAAAAAAGTATTTTGTAATAAATGA
- a CDS encoding magnesium transporter CorA family protein, whose protein sequence is MIDFYITRDKELVKLNEFENGAWINVVDPSAEEKALLIDRFNVDPTILEDALDPEESPRYEYEDEDTFIIINVPIKSKDDDEFYETIPLAIFHFKNYIITVCISEDTVLEKFLKGKTNKSKDFYTQYKTRFILQILQNTSNEYLRNLKILEKLSDRITTNVKDSIENKELLSLLKIEKSLVYFATSLRGNEKVLERLLRHHLIKNYPEDSDLLEDVITDNKQALEMTSLYTDILSSTMETYASIISNNQNDAMKILTSITFVMSIPTIVSGIWGMNVWVPMQDKPFGFLIIMAVIVLLTVLVAYLLRKLRML, encoded by the coding sequence ATGATAGACTTTTATATTACTCGAGATAAAGAACTTGTTAAGCTAAATGAATTTGAAAATGGTGCTTGGATAAATGTAGTAGATCCAAGTGCTGAAGAGAAAGCTTTGTTAATAGATAGATTTAATGTGGATCCTACTATTTTAGAAGATGCTCTTGATCCTGAGGAATCTCCACGTTATGAATATGAAGATGAAGATACTTTTATAATAATTAATGTCCCAATTAAGAGTAAAGATGATGATGAGTTTTATGAAACTATACCTTTAGCTATCTTTCATTTTAAGAACTATATCATTACAGTATGTATTAGTGAAGATACTGTTTTGGAGAAGTTTTTAAAGGGCAAAACTAATAAAAGTAAAGATTTTTATACGCAGTATAAAACTCGATTCATCTTACAAATATTACAAAATACTTCAAATGAGTATTTAAGAAACCTTAAAATTCTTGAAAAGTTGAGTGATAGGATTACGACAAATGTTAAGGACTCAATTGAAAATAAAGAATTACTTAGTTTGTTAAAAATTGAAAAATCATTAGTCTACTTTGCAACATCTTTGAGAGGTAATGAGAAGGTTCTTGAGAGACTTTTACGTCATCACCTTATAAAAAACTACCCAGAAGATTCAGACTTACTTGAAGATGTAATTACTGATAACAAGCAGGCTTTAGAAATGACAAGTCTCTATACTGACATTTTATCTAGTACAATGGAGACTTATGCTTCAATTATCTCTAATAATCAGAATGATGCGATGAAGATTTTGACATCAATCACTTTTGTAATGTCAATTCCAACTATAGTTAGTGGTATTTGGGGTATGAATGTTTGGGTACCTATGCAAGATAAACCTTTTGGATTCTTAATTATAATGGCCGTAATAGTGTTGTTAACAGTTTTGGTAGCCTATCTTTTGCGAAAACTAAGGATGTTATAA
- a CDS encoding Na/Pi cotransporter family protein, whose amino-acid sequence MDIYSVLDLLGGLALFLFGLNVMGNGLQNASSGQLENILGKLTSNKFKGVFLGIVVTTVVQSSSAVTIMLVALVNSGVMKLKQTVPVIMGANIGTTITAWILSLSGLDGDSFIVQILKPSTFTPILAIIAVIMLSTAKTERKKAIANTILGFSVIMFGMSAMSASMSGLQGNPNFTRAFTIFTNPVLGIIVGAVVTAIVQSSSASIGILQALSTTGEITFASTFPIIMGQNIGTCITAMLAAIGSKKNAKRVSVIHLTFNILGTIIFVSLFYVIDFLWPFSFMGDKVTEFSIAMVHTIFNLFTTLILLPFTKQLVEFSRIIIPSDADTNSTGQDSTIKTLNLLDPLFLEQPHLALNRSYEVLVKMMEYSDKALKLSFELFDDYTDEKFLDIEELEQSVDRFEDALKNYTSQLLVKELNEDDSQRLTLVFNGMNDVERICDHAMNFANTVKASADKSREFSKDAREDLHLYFSAVQDIVDRTYKSLGDQNSTFVETIPPLEEHINNLDKHMVKKHIKRMKKGKCKVKNGIAITDVFNGLERVSDHCNNISLYILQLDTDNNRTHDFENNIDKNSEMYKTTLAEFEKVYPLV is encoded by the coding sequence ATGGATATTTATAGTGTACTTGACCTTTTAGGTGGGCTGGCCTTATTTCTATTTGGTTTAAATGTAATGGGAAATGGCTTGCAAAATGCTTCAAGTGGGCAATTGGAAAATATTTTAGGTAAATTAACTTCAAATAAATTCAAAGGTGTTTTCCTTGGTATTGTTGTTACCACAGTAGTTCAATCTTCCTCCGCTGTTACTATTATGTTAGTTGCTCTCGTTAACTCAGGAGTGATGAAACTTAAACAAACTGTTCCAGTTATTATGGGTGCAAACATAGGTACTACTATAACTGCCTGGATCTTAAGTTTGAGTGGATTGGATGGGGATAGTTTTATCGTTCAAATCCTCAAACCATCTACCTTTACACCTATACTTGCAATAATCGCAGTTATTATGCTATCTACAGCGAAAACTGAAAGAAAGAAGGCTATTGCTAATACCATATTAGGATTCTCAGTTATTATGTTTGGTATGAGTGCTATGAGTGCTTCAATGTCTGGACTGCAAGGTAACCCTAACTTTACGAGAGCTTTCACTATTTTCACAAATCCTGTCCTAGGAATAATTGTAGGTGCAGTAGTAACTGCAATTGTTCAATCTTCGTCAGCATCTATAGGTATTTTGCAAGCATTAAGTACTACTGGAGAAATTACATTCGCTTCAACATTCCCAATTATTATGGGTCAAAATATAGGTACCTGTATTACTGCAATGCTTGCTGCTATTGGAAGTAAGAAAAATGCAAAAAGAGTTTCAGTTATTCATCTAACTTTTAATATATTAGGTACAATTATTTTTGTTAGTTTATTTTATGTAATAGATTTTCTCTGGCCTTTCTCATTTATGGGAGATAAAGTAACAGAGTTCTCTATTGCTATGGTTCACACAATATTTAACTTATTCACAACATTGATTTTATTACCATTTACTAAACAATTAGTTGAATTTTCTAGGATTATTATTCCATCAGACGCAGATACTAATAGCACCGGTCAAGATAGTACAATAAAGACTTTGAATTTATTGGATCCATTGTTCTTAGAGCAACCTCACTTAGCATTAAATAGATCTTATGAAGTTTTGGTAAAAATGATGGAATATTCTGATAAAGCTCTGAAATTAAGTTTTGAACTTTTTGATGATTATACAGATGAGAAATTCTTAGATATTGAAGAACTAGAGCAAAGTGTTGATAGATTCGAAGATGCTTTGAAGAATTATACATCTCAATTACTTGTTAAAGAGCTTAATGAAGATGATAGTCAAAGATTAACTTTAGTATTTAACGGTATGAATGATGTCGAAAGAATTTGTGATCATGCCATGAATTTTGCGAATACTGTTAAAGCTAGTGCAGATAAGTCGAGAGAGTTTTCTAAGGATGCTAGAGAAGACCTACATTTATATTTCTCTGCAGTTCAAGATATTGTTGATAGAACATATAAGAGTTTGGGAGATCAGAATTCAACATTTGTAGAAACAATACCGCCTCTTGAAGAACATATTAATAATCTAGATAAACATATGGTTAAAAAACATATTAAACGTATGAAAAAAGGTAAATGTAAGGTCAAGAATGGTATTGCAATTACCGATGTATTTAATGGTTTAGAAAGAGTCTCAGATCACTGTAACAACATTTCACTATATATATTACAGTTAGATACTGATAATAATAGGACTCATGATTTTGAAAATAATATTGATAAAAATTCTGAAATGTATAAAACAACATTAGCTGAATTTGAAAAAGTTTATCCACTTGTATAA
- the secA gene encoding preprotein translocase subunit SecA produces MGLFEKIFGTYSEREIKRIRPIVKNILDLEDEFSKMSEAELKGMTAKLKARLANGETLDDILPEAFATVREASWRVLDMKHYPVQLIGGIVLHQGRIAEMKTGEGKTLVATSPVYLNALAGKGVHVVTVNDYLAKRDSEWMGKVYEYLGLTVGLIVPGLDKEQRRKSYAADITYGTNNEFGFDYLRDNMVTYKEQLVQRELHYAIVDEVDSILIDEARTPLIISGAGENSSEMYGQADAFVRTLDPYVVAEMDSKESVDEIAGDSDYIVDEKAKTAVLTSNGVAKAERYFNIDNLSDESNFDLQHYINNALKAHGTMHKDEQYIVKDNEIVIVDDFTGRLMDGRRYSDGLHQAIEAKEGVKVNRESKTLATITFQNYFRMYTKLSGMTGTALTEEDEFRSIYNLDVIEIPTNKDVVRDDQADAVYKSESGKLNAVVNEVKEAQAKGQPVLVGTVSVENSEIISKLFSRNGIKHNVLNAKQHAREAEIIAQAGRLGSVTIATNMAGRGTDILLGGNPEYLARQEMREEGYDDELIEASTAYNDTDDENILAARKKFQELYSKFKVHTDAEKQKVVEAGGLYVIGTERHESRRIDNQLRGRSGRQGDPGSSKFYLSLDDDLMRQFGGDRMLGMFNSLGVDEDTEIQHRMLTNAISSAQKKVEGRNFGIRKNVLEYDDVMNQQREVIYKERRQVLEGHDLQDVFESYINSSIEKIFNDFLIAHEHTDKSSMDLVGFLTQLRDITGELSVYKDLEERVAEGESFNNILADVQEAAIEKYRNRERELGGADFMREAERVVLLRTVDSKWMDHIDNMDRLKSAISMRSVAQHNPVQEYRREGYEMFVEMNEAIARDCAKLILRAEFVSNQKPERKENEEVEGATVEQAKPMSPEEQQAKLEELRRRQEMAARELRKAEAKRGEEQSKDQSSEPIEKEIRAGRNEPCPCGSGKKYKQCHGR; encoded by the coding sequence ATGGGTTTATTTGAAAAAATATTTGGTACCTATAGTGAACGTGAAATTAAAAGAATACGACCTATTGTAAAGAATATTTTAGATTTAGAAGACGAATTTTCTAAGATGTCAGAAGCTGAATTAAAAGGCATGACAGCGAAGTTAAAAGCTAGATTAGCTAATGGTGAGACTCTTGACGATATTTTACCAGAAGCATTTGCAACTGTAAGAGAAGCGTCATGGCGTGTTTTAGATATGAAACATTATCCAGTTCAATTAATTGGTGGAATTGTATTACATCAAGGTAGAATTGCAGAAATGAAGACTGGTGAAGGTAAGACACTTGTTGCTACTTCTCCAGTTTACTTAAATGCTTTGGCAGGCAAAGGTGTCCATGTAGTTACGGTTAACGATTACCTAGCTAAACGTGATAGTGAGTGGATGGGTAAAGTTTATGAATATTTAGGCTTAACAGTTGGACTTATAGTACCAGGTTTAGATAAAGAGCAAAGAAGAAAATCATATGCTGCAGATATCACTTATGGTACAAATAATGAATTTGGATTTGATTACCTAAGAGATAACATGGTTACTTATAAAGAACAATTAGTTCAACGAGAGCTACATTATGCTATTGTTGACGAGGTTGACTCCATTCTTATCGATGAAGCTAGAACACCATTAATTATTTCTGGGGCAGGTGAAAATTCAAGTGAAATGTATGGTCAAGCTGATGCCTTTGTAAGGACTTTAGATCCATATGTAGTAGCAGAAATGGATAGCAAGGAATCTGTAGATGAAATTGCTGGTGATTCTGATTATATAGTTGATGAGAAAGCAAAGACAGCTGTCTTAACTTCAAATGGTGTTGCTAAGGCAGAAAGATATTTCAACATAGACAACCTTTCTGACGAGTCTAATTTTGATTTGCAACATTATATAAATAATGCTTTAAAAGCTCATGGAACCATGCATAAGGATGAGCAATACATAGTTAAAGACAATGAGATTGTAATTGTTGATGACTTTACAGGTCGTTTAATGGATGGTAGACGTTACTCTGATGGTTTGCACCAAGCTATTGAAGCAAAAGAAGGGGTTAAGGTTAATAGAGAAAGTAAGACTTTAGCAACCATTACATTCCAAAATTACTTCAGAATGTATACCAAACTTTCTGGTATGACTGGTACAGCTTTAACAGAAGAAGATGAATTTAGAAGTATTTATAATTTGGATGTTATTGAGATTCCTACTAATAAAGATGTTGTACGTGATGATCAGGCTGATGCTGTATATAAATCAGAGTCAGGAAAGTTGAACGCAGTTGTTAATGAAGTTAAAGAAGCTCAAGCGAAAGGTCAACCTGTTCTAGTAGGTACAGTATCAGTTGAGAATTCTGAAATTATTAGCAAGTTATTCTCTAGAAATGGTATTAAACATAATGTACTTAACGCTAAGCAACATGCACGAGAGGCTGAAATTATTGCTCAGGCTGGTAGATTAGGTTCCGTTACTATTGCTACGAATATGGCTGGTAGAGGTACTGACATTTTGCTAGGTGGTAACCCTGAGTACTTAGCTAGACAAGAAATGCGTGAAGAAGGTTATGATGATGAGTTAATAGAAGCATCAACAGCATATAATGATACTGATGATGAAAATATATTGGCTGCTCGTAAAAAATTCCAAGAACTATATTCTAAATTTAAGGTCCATACTGATGCAGAAAAACAAAAGGTTGTTGAAGCTGGAGGTCTTTATGTTATTGGTACAGAGAGACACGAATCTAGACGTATAGATAATCAGTTAAGAGGTCGTTCAGGACGTCAAGGAGACCCAGGAAGTAGTAAATTTTATCTATCACTTGATGACGATTTAATGAGACAATTCGGTGGTGATAGAATGTTAGGAATGTTTAACAGTCTAGGTGTTGATGAAGATACAGAGATTCAACATAGAATGTTAACTAATGCTATTAGCTCAGCTCAGAAAAAAGTTGAGGGTAGAAACTTTGGTATTAGAAAAAATGTTCTTGAATATGATGACGTTATGAACCAACAACGTGAAGTCATTTACAAAGAAAGAAGACAAGTTCTTGAAGGACATGATTTACAAGATGTTTTTGAATCATATATTAATAGTTCCATAGAGAAAATTTTTAATGACTTCCTTATTGCTCATGAACACACAGATAAAAGTTCAATGGATTTAGTTGGTTTCTTAACACAATTACGTGACATAACAGGTGAATTAAGTGTTTATAAAGATCTAGAAGAAAGAGTAGCTGAAGGAGAAAGCTTCAATAATATACTTGCAGATGTTCAAGAAGCAGCGATTGAAAAATATAGAAATCGTGAGCGTGAACTAGGCGGCGCAGACTTTATGCGTGAAGCTGAAAGAGTTGTACTACTAAGAACAGTTGATTCTAAGTGGATGGATCATATTGATAACATGGACAGATTAAAGAGTGCTATTAGCATGAGATCTGTTGCTCAACATAACCCAGTACAAGAGTATCGTAGAGAGGGTTATGAAATGTTTGTTGAAATGAATGAAGCTATTGCTAGAGACTGTGCTAAGTTAATCTTGAGAGCTGAGTTTGTCAGCAATCAAAAACCTGAACGTAAAGAAAACGAAGAGGTTGAAGGTGCCACAGTTGAACAAGCAAAACCAATGAGTCCGGAAGAGCAACAAGCAAAATTAGAAGAGCTTAGAAGACGTCAGGAGATGGCTGCTCGTGAACTAAGAAAAGCTGAAGCTAAACGAGGAGAAGAACAATCTAAAGATCAAAGCTCTGAACCCATAGAAAAAGAGATTAGAGCAGGTAGGAATGAACCTTGTCCTTGTGGAAGTGGTAAAAAATATAAACAATGTCACGGAAGATAA